One window of the Spea bombifrons isolate aSpeBom1 chromosome 8, aSpeBom1.2.pri, whole genome shotgun sequence genome contains the following:
- the KLHL13 gene encoding kelch-like protein 13 isoform X1, giving the protein MPLKWKTSSPAIWKFPVPVLKTSRSSLLSPAYISLVEEEDPHLKVSLGNNDMGVSAHLQSSKTGTTRFFTSNTHSSVVLQGFDQLRIEGLLCDVTLVPGDGDEIFPVHRAMMASSSDYFKAMFTGGMKEQDLMCIKLHGVNKIGLKKIIDFIYTSKLSLNMDNLQDTLEAASFLQILPVLDFCKVFLISGVTLENCVEVGRIANTYNLTEVDKYVNNFILKNFPPLLTTGEFVKLPFDRLAFVLSSNSLKHCSELELFKAACRWLRYEDSRMEYAAKIMKNIRFPLMTPQDLINHVQTVDFMRTDNTCVNLLLEASNYQMMPYMQPVMQSERTAIRSDSTHLVTLGGVLRQQLVVSKELRMYDEKGHEWKALAPMDAPRYQHGIAVIGNFLYVVGGQSNYDTKGKTAVDTVFRFDPRYNKWMQVASLNEKRTFFHLSALKGHLYAVGGRNAAGELVTVECYNPRTNEWSYVAKMSEPHYGHAGTVFGGLMYISGGITHDTFQKELMCFDPDTDKWTQKAPMTTVRGLHCMCTVGDKLYVIGGNHFRGTSDYDDVLSCEYYSPSLDQWTPIAAMLRGQSDVGVAVFENKIYVVGGYSWNNRCMVEIVQKYDPEKDEWHKVFDLPESLGGIRACTLTVFPPEDNSCSPSRESPLSAP; this is encoded by the exons ATCATTGGTCGAAGAGGAAGATCCTCATTTGAAAGTCTCTCTTGGGAACAACGATATGGGTGTCTCTGCTCATCTTCAGTCCTCAAAGACCGGAACCACCAGATTTTTCACCAGCAATACTCACAGTTCAGTGGTGTTACAg GGCTTTGACCAGTTAAGAATTGAGGGTTTACTCTGTGATGTGACACTTGTACCGGGGGATGGGGATGAGATATTTCCAGTTCACCGAGCTATGATGGCCTCCTCAAGTGACTACTTCAAAGCCATGTTCACAG GTGGAATGAAGGAACAAGACTTAATGTGCATTAAATTACATGGCGTGAACaaaattggattaaaaaaaattattgattTCATATACACTTCAAAACTTTCCCTGAACATGGATAATCTTCAAGATACGCTGGAAGCTGCTAGTTTTTTACAGATACTGCCAGTTTTGGACTTCTGCAAAGTGTTTCTTATATCAGGG gtaaCGTTGGAAAATTGTGTTGAAGTTGGACGGATTGCAAATACTTACAATCTCACTGAAGttgataaatatgtaaataacttTATCTTGAAGAACTTCCCTCCGTTATTAACTACTGGGGAGTTTGTGAAACTCCCGTTCGATCGTCTCGCCTTTGTCCTCTCCAGCAATAGCCTTAAGCACTGTTCTGAGCTGGAACTCTTTAAGGCGGCCTGCCGATGGCTACGATACGAAGACTCTCGGATGGAATATGCTGCAAAGATAATGAAGAACATCAGATTTCCTCTGATGACACCACAAGACCTTATCAACCACGTCCAGACTGTGGATTTCATGAGGACTGACAATACTTGTGTAAACCTACTTTTAGAAGCTAGCAATTACCAAATGATGCCATACATGCAACCTGTTATGCAGTCTGAAAGAACTGCCATTCGCTCGGACAGCACCCATTTGGTTACTCTTGGGGGGGTTTTGCGACAGCAGCTGGTTGTTAGCAAGGAGTTGCGCATGTACGACGAGAAGGGGCACGAATGGAAAGCCTTAGCTCCTATGGATGCTCCCAGATATCAGCATGGAATTGCCGTCATTGGAAACTTTCTGTATGTAGTCGGTGGCCAAAGCAATTACGACACAAAAGGTAAAACCGCAGTGGACACGGTCTTCAGGTTCGATCCTCGTTACAATAAATGGATGCAAGTGGCCTCTCTGAACGAAAAGCGGACCTTTTTCCACCTAAGTGCCCTCAAAGGTCATCTGTATGCAGTCGGTGGTCGCAATGCAGCTGGCGAGCTTG TCACTGTAGAATGTTACAATCCTAGAACCAACGAGTGGAGTTATGTTGCGAAGATGAGCGAACCGCACTATGGACACGCTGGGACGGTGTTTGGTGGACTCATGTACATTTCAG GTGGAATTACACATGACACCTTCCAGAAGGAATTGATGTGCTTTGACCCAGACACTGACAAATGGACTCAGAAAGCACCAATGACCACAGTCCGAGGGCTGCATTGCATGTGCACCGTCGGAGACAAACTGTATGTCATCGGTGGCAATCACTTCCGAGGGACTAGCGATTACGACGACGTTCTCAGCTGTGAGTACTACTCTCCATCTTTGGATCAATGGACACCTATCGCTGCAATGTTACGGGGACAAAGCGACGTCGGGGTAGCGGTTTTCGAAAACAAGATTTACGTGGTTGGAGGATATTCTTGGAATAACAGGTGTATGGTTGAAATAGTCCAGAAGTATGATCCTGAGAAAGATGAATGGCACAAAGTGTTTGATCTGCCAGAGTCCCTCGGGGGCATCAGAGCTTGCACTCTTACCGTTTTTCCACCAGAAGATAACAGCTGTTCGCCTTCTCGGGAATCTCCTTTATCAGCACCTTGA
- the KLHL13 gene encoding kelch-like protein 13 isoform X4 encodes MEYPVPRGDVMTSLLQDRSLVEEEDPHLKVSLGNNDMGVSAHLQSSKTGTTRFFTSNTHSSVVLQGFDQLRIEGLLCDVTLVPGDGDEIFPVHRAMMASSSDYFKAMFTGGMKEQDLMCIKLHGVNKIGLKKIIDFIYTSKLSLNMDNLQDTLEAASFLQILPVLDFCKVFLISGVTLENCVEVGRIANTYNLTEVDKYVNNFILKNFPPLLTTGEFVKLPFDRLAFVLSSNSLKHCSELELFKAACRWLRYEDSRMEYAAKIMKNIRFPLMTPQDLINHVQTVDFMRTDNTCVNLLLEASNYQMMPYMQPVMQSERTAIRSDSTHLVTLGGVLRQQLVVSKELRMYDEKGHEWKALAPMDAPRYQHGIAVIGNFLYVVGGQSNYDTKGKTAVDTVFRFDPRYNKWMQVASLNEKRTFFHLSALKGHLYAVGGRNAAGELVTVECYNPRTNEWSYVAKMSEPHYGHAGTVFGGLMYISGGITHDTFQKELMCFDPDTDKWTQKAPMTTVRGLHCMCTVGDKLYVIGGNHFRGTSDYDDVLSCEYYSPSLDQWTPIAAMLRGQSDVGVAVFENKIYVVGGYSWNNRCMVEIVQKYDPEKDEWHKVFDLPESLGGIRACTLTVFPPEDNSCSPSRESPLSAP; translated from the exons ATCATTGGTCGAAGAGGAAGATCCTCATTTGAAAGTCTCTCTTGGGAACAACGATATGGGTGTCTCTGCTCATCTTCAGTCCTCAAAGACCGGAACCACCAGATTTTTCACCAGCAATACTCACAGTTCAGTGGTGTTACAg GGCTTTGACCAGTTAAGAATTGAGGGTTTACTCTGTGATGTGACACTTGTACCGGGGGATGGGGATGAGATATTTCCAGTTCACCGAGCTATGATGGCCTCCTCAAGTGACTACTTCAAAGCCATGTTCACAG GTGGAATGAAGGAACAAGACTTAATGTGCATTAAATTACATGGCGTGAACaaaattggattaaaaaaaattattgattTCATATACACTTCAAAACTTTCCCTGAACATGGATAATCTTCAAGATACGCTGGAAGCTGCTAGTTTTTTACAGATACTGCCAGTTTTGGACTTCTGCAAAGTGTTTCTTATATCAGGG gtaaCGTTGGAAAATTGTGTTGAAGTTGGACGGATTGCAAATACTTACAATCTCACTGAAGttgataaatatgtaaataacttTATCTTGAAGAACTTCCCTCCGTTATTAACTACTGGGGAGTTTGTGAAACTCCCGTTCGATCGTCTCGCCTTTGTCCTCTCCAGCAATAGCCTTAAGCACTGTTCTGAGCTGGAACTCTTTAAGGCGGCCTGCCGATGGCTACGATACGAAGACTCTCGGATGGAATATGCTGCAAAGATAATGAAGAACATCAGATTTCCTCTGATGACACCACAAGACCTTATCAACCACGTCCAGACTGTGGATTTCATGAGGACTGACAATACTTGTGTAAACCTACTTTTAGAAGCTAGCAATTACCAAATGATGCCATACATGCAACCTGTTATGCAGTCTGAAAGAACTGCCATTCGCTCGGACAGCACCCATTTGGTTACTCTTGGGGGGGTTTTGCGACAGCAGCTGGTTGTTAGCAAGGAGTTGCGCATGTACGACGAGAAGGGGCACGAATGGAAAGCCTTAGCTCCTATGGATGCTCCCAGATATCAGCATGGAATTGCCGTCATTGGAAACTTTCTGTATGTAGTCGGTGGCCAAAGCAATTACGACACAAAAGGTAAAACCGCAGTGGACACGGTCTTCAGGTTCGATCCTCGTTACAATAAATGGATGCAAGTGGCCTCTCTGAACGAAAAGCGGACCTTTTTCCACCTAAGTGCCCTCAAAGGTCATCTGTATGCAGTCGGTGGTCGCAATGCAGCTGGCGAGCTTG TCACTGTAGAATGTTACAATCCTAGAACCAACGAGTGGAGTTATGTTGCGAAGATGAGCGAACCGCACTATGGACACGCTGGGACGGTGTTTGGTGGACTCATGTACATTTCAG GTGGAATTACACATGACACCTTCCAGAAGGAATTGATGTGCTTTGACCCAGACACTGACAAATGGACTCAGAAAGCACCAATGACCACAGTCCGAGGGCTGCATTGCATGTGCACCGTCGGAGACAAACTGTATGTCATCGGTGGCAATCACTTCCGAGGGACTAGCGATTACGACGACGTTCTCAGCTGTGAGTACTACTCTCCATCTTTGGATCAATGGACACCTATCGCTGCAATGTTACGGGGACAAAGCGACGTCGGGGTAGCGGTTTTCGAAAACAAGATTTACGTGGTTGGAGGATATTCTTGGAATAACAGGTGTATGGTTGAAATAGTCCAGAAGTATGATCCTGAGAAAGATGAATGGCACAAAGTGTTTGATCTGCCAGAGTCCCTCGGGGGCATCAGAGCTTGCACTCTTACCGTTTTTCCACCAGAAGATAACAGCTGTTCGCCTTCTCGGGAATCTCCTTTATCAGCACCTTGA
- the KLHL13 gene encoding kelch-like protein 13 isoform X2, which produces MEYPVPRGDVMTSLLQDRSKEECSEDDKCILSRSLVEEEDPHLKVSLGNNDMGVSAHLQSSKTGTTRFFTSNTHSSVVLQGFDQLRIEGLLCDVTLVPGDGDEIFPVHRAMMASSSDYFKAMFTGGMKEQDLMCIKLHGVNKIGLKKIIDFIYTSKLSLNMDNLQDTLEAASFLQILPVLDFCKVFLISGVTLENCVEVGRIANTYNLTEVDKYVNNFILKNFPPLLTTGEFVKLPFDRLAFVLSSNSLKHCSELELFKAACRWLRYEDSRMEYAAKIMKNIRFPLMTPQDLINHVQTVDFMRTDNTCVNLLLEASNYQMMPYMQPVMQSERTAIRSDSTHLVTLGGVLRQQLVVSKELRMYDEKGHEWKALAPMDAPRYQHGIAVIGNFLYVVGGQSNYDTKGKTAVDTVFRFDPRYNKWMQVASLNEKRTFFHLSALKGHLYAVGGRNAAGELVTVECYNPRTNEWSYVAKMSEPHYGHAGTVFGGLMYISGGITHDTFQKELMCFDPDTDKWTQKAPMTTVRGLHCMCTVGDKLYVIGGNHFRGTSDYDDVLSCEYYSPSLDQWTPIAAMLRGQSDVGVAVFENKIYVVGGYSWNNRCMVEIVQKYDPEKDEWHKVFDLPESLGGIRACTLTVFPPEDNSCSPSRESPLSAP; this is translated from the exons ATCATTGGTCGAAGAGGAAGATCCTCATTTGAAAGTCTCTCTTGGGAACAACGATATGGGTGTCTCTGCTCATCTTCAGTCCTCAAAGACCGGAACCACCAGATTTTTCACCAGCAATACTCACAGTTCAGTGGTGTTACAg GGCTTTGACCAGTTAAGAATTGAGGGTTTACTCTGTGATGTGACACTTGTACCGGGGGATGGGGATGAGATATTTCCAGTTCACCGAGCTATGATGGCCTCCTCAAGTGACTACTTCAAAGCCATGTTCACAG GTGGAATGAAGGAACAAGACTTAATGTGCATTAAATTACATGGCGTGAACaaaattggattaaaaaaaattattgattTCATATACACTTCAAAACTTTCCCTGAACATGGATAATCTTCAAGATACGCTGGAAGCTGCTAGTTTTTTACAGATACTGCCAGTTTTGGACTTCTGCAAAGTGTTTCTTATATCAGGG gtaaCGTTGGAAAATTGTGTTGAAGTTGGACGGATTGCAAATACTTACAATCTCACTGAAGttgataaatatgtaaataacttTATCTTGAAGAACTTCCCTCCGTTATTAACTACTGGGGAGTTTGTGAAACTCCCGTTCGATCGTCTCGCCTTTGTCCTCTCCAGCAATAGCCTTAAGCACTGTTCTGAGCTGGAACTCTTTAAGGCGGCCTGCCGATGGCTACGATACGAAGACTCTCGGATGGAATATGCTGCAAAGATAATGAAGAACATCAGATTTCCTCTGATGACACCACAAGACCTTATCAACCACGTCCAGACTGTGGATTTCATGAGGACTGACAATACTTGTGTAAACCTACTTTTAGAAGCTAGCAATTACCAAATGATGCCATACATGCAACCTGTTATGCAGTCTGAAAGAACTGCCATTCGCTCGGACAGCACCCATTTGGTTACTCTTGGGGGGGTTTTGCGACAGCAGCTGGTTGTTAGCAAGGAGTTGCGCATGTACGACGAGAAGGGGCACGAATGGAAAGCCTTAGCTCCTATGGATGCTCCCAGATATCAGCATGGAATTGCCGTCATTGGAAACTTTCTGTATGTAGTCGGTGGCCAAAGCAATTACGACACAAAAGGTAAAACCGCAGTGGACACGGTCTTCAGGTTCGATCCTCGTTACAATAAATGGATGCAAGTGGCCTCTCTGAACGAAAAGCGGACCTTTTTCCACCTAAGTGCCCTCAAAGGTCATCTGTATGCAGTCGGTGGTCGCAATGCAGCTGGCGAGCTTG TCACTGTAGAATGTTACAATCCTAGAACCAACGAGTGGAGTTATGTTGCGAAGATGAGCGAACCGCACTATGGACACGCTGGGACGGTGTTTGGTGGACTCATGTACATTTCAG GTGGAATTACACATGACACCTTCCAGAAGGAATTGATGTGCTTTGACCCAGACACTGACAAATGGACTCAGAAAGCACCAATGACCACAGTCCGAGGGCTGCATTGCATGTGCACCGTCGGAGACAAACTGTATGTCATCGGTGGCAATCACTTCCGAGGGACTAGCGATTACGACGACGTTCTCAGCTGTGAGTACTACTCTCCATCTTTGGATCAATGGACACCTATCGCTGCAATGTTACGGGGACAAAGCGACGTCGGGGTAGCGGTTTTCGAAAACAAGATTTACGTGGTTGGAGGATATTCTTGGAATAACAGGTGTATGGTTGAAATAGTCCAGAAGTATGATCCTGAGAAAGATGAATGGCACAAAGTGTTTGATCTGCCAGAGTCCCTCGGGGGCATCAGAGCTTGCACTCTTACCGTTTTTCCACCAGAAGATAACAGCTGTTCGCCTTCTCGGGAATCTCCTTTATCAGCACCTTGA
- the KLHL13 gene encoding kelch-like protein 13 isoform X3, which translates to MLRFISHLYCCSSKEECSEDDKCILSRSLVEEEDPHLKVSLGNNDMGVSAHLQSSKTGTTRFFTSNTHSSVVLQGFDQLRIEGLLCDVTLVPGDGDEIFPVHRAMMASSSDYFKAMFTGGMKEQDLMCIKLHGVNKIGLKKIIDFIYTSKLSLNMDNLQDTLEAASFLQILPVLDFCKVFLISGVTLENCVEVGRIANTYNLTEVDKYVNNFILKNFPPLLTTGEFVKLPFDRLAFVLSSNSLKHCSELELFKAACRWLRYEDSRMEYAAKIMKNIRFPLMTPQDLINHVQTVDFMRTDNTCVNLLLEASNYQMMPYMQPVMQSERTAIRSDSTHLVTLGGVLRQQLVVSKELRMYDEKGHEWKALAPMDAPRYQHGIAVIGNFLYVVGGQSNYDTKGKTAVDTVFRFDPRYNKWMQVASLNEKRTFFHLSALKGHLYAVGGRNAAGELVTVECYNPRTNEWSYVAKMSEPHYGHAGTVFGGLMYISGGITHDTFQKELMCFDPDTDKWTQKAPMTTVRGLHCMCTVGDKLYVIGGNHFRGTSDYDDVLSCEYYSPSLDQWTPIAAMLRGQSDVGVAVFENKIYVVGGYSWNNRCMVEIVQKYDPEKDEWHKVFDLPESLGGIRACTLTVFPPEDNSCSPSRESPLSAP; encoded by the exons ATCATTGGTCGAAGAGGAAGATCCTCATTTGAAAGTCTCTCTTGGGAACAACGATATGGGTGTCTCTGCTCATCTTCAGTCCTCAAAGACCGGAACCACCAGATTTTTCACCAGCAATACTCACAGTTCAGTGGTGTTACAg GGCTTTGACCAGTTAAGAATTGAGGGTTTACTCTGTGATGTGACACTTGTACCGGGGGATGGGGATGAGATATTTCCAGTTCACCGAGCTATGATGGCCTCCTCAAGTGACTACTTCAAAGCCATGTTCACAG GTGGAATGAAGGAACAAGACTTAATGTGCATTAAATTACATGGCGTGAACaaaattggattaaaaaaaattattgattTCATATACACTTCAAAACTTTCCCTGAACATGGATAATCTTCAAGATACGCTGGAAGCTGCTAGTTTTTTACAGATACTGCCAGTTTTGGACTTCTGCAAAGTGTTTCTTATATCAGGG gtaaCGTTGGAAAATTGTGTTGAAGTTGGACGGATTGCAAATACTTACAATCTCACTGAAGttgataaatatgtaaataacttTATCTTGAAGAACTTCCCTCCGTTATTAACTACTGGGGAGTTTGTGAAACTCCCGTTCGATCGTCTCGCCTTTGTCCTCTCCAGCAATAGCCTTAAGCACTGTTCTGAGCTGGAACTCTTTAAGGCGGCCTGCCGATGGCTACGATACGAAGACTCTCGGATGGAATATGCTGCAAAGATAATGAAGAACATCAGATTTCCTCTGATGACACCACAAGACCTTATCAACCACGTCCAGACTGTGGATTTCATGAGGACTGACAATACTTGTGTAAACCTACTTTTAGAAGCTAGCAATTACCAAATGATGCCATACATGCAACCTGTTATGCAGTCTGAAAGAACTGCCATTCGCTCGGACAGCACCCATTTGGTTACTCTTGGGGGGGTTTTGCGACAGCAGCTGGTTGTTAGCAAGGAGTTGCGCATGTACGACGAGAAGGGGCACGAATGGAAAGCCTTAGCTCCTATGGATGCTCCCAGATATCAGCATGGAATTGCCGTCATTGGAAACTTTCTGTATGTAGTCGGTGGCCAAAGCAATTACGACACAAAAGGTAAAACCGCAGTGGACACGGTCTTCAGGTTCGATCCTCGTTACAATAAATGGATGCAAGTGGCCTCTCTGAACGAAAAGCGGACCTTTTTCCACCTAAGTGCCCTCAAAGGTCATCTGTATGCAGTCGGTGGTCGCAATGCAGCTGGCGAGCTTG TCACTGTAGAATGTTACAATCCTAGAACCAACGAGTGGAGTTATGTTGCGAAGATGAGCGAACCGCACTATGGACACGCTGGGACGGTGTTTGGTGGACTCATGTACATTTCAG GTGGAATTACACATGACACCTTCCAGAAGGAATTGATGTGCTTTGACCCAGACACTGACAAATGGACTCAGAAAGCACCAATGACCACAGTCCGAGGGCTGCATTGCATGTGCACCGTCGGAGACAAACTGTATGTCATCGGTGGCAATCACTTCCGAGGGACTAGCGATTACGACGACGTTCTCAGCTGTGAGTACTACTCTCCATCTTTGGATCAATGGACACCTATCGCTGCAATGTTACGGGGACAAAGCGACGTCGGGGTAGCGGTTTTCGAAAACAAGATTTACGTGGTTGGAGGATATTCTTGGAATAACAGGTGTATGGTTGAAATAGTCCAGAAGTATGATCCTGAGAAAGATGAATGGCACAAAGTGTTTGATCTGCCAGAGTCCCTCGGGGGCATCAGAGCTTGCACTCTTACCGTTTTTCCACCAGAAGATAACAGCTGTTCGCCTTCTCGGGAATCTCCTTTATCAGCACCTTGA